The following are from one region of the Channa argus isolate prfri chromosome 6, Channa argus male v1.0, whole genome shotgun sequence genome:
- the fkrp gene encoding fukutin-related protein — MRISFCQGLLTGAIILNLLILYYVSRAQQQMMEKRKELGRGTKRGAPPVSVLGGGLGVLVGGGEEPGVVGAEGHSHGPRVTVLLREFENFENYVGDVASSFLHQRPELPFLAVADTSPYPPLVLPEGARLLILSPSPDQPPQAHRPEFHVQTEFVLLVPDGVELEHPRAIERLIRELEGEGGGPVRLVAAPVLARSAVQCLHLRVHLREWTATYSPAASGSSGSVCTALQGDAVILIRTEDLFNLSVPLGRPLFSSLFIQTALRGWKVKLLESPCFSANHRPLFNSPHNQWKADTRVKDATGKLMKSFGLKHLLLPDGKEQWYGCSKETPRCFGTVQDDTPDYLYLDRWTPPCCLRALRETTKYVINILESSGVRYWLEGGSLLGAVRHQDIIPWDYDVDLGIYLEDVPNCDQLKNLDSGSLVDANGYVWERAVEGDFYRVQYSEANHLHVDLWPFYPRNGIMTKDTWTEHKQDVEFPEHFLQPLVPMPFAGITAYGPNNHRAFLELKFGEGVIENPQYPNPAKKRWDRTKL; from the coding sequence ATGCGTATCAGTTTCTGTCAGGGCCTGTTAACTGGTGCCATCATCCTCAACCTCCTCATTCTCTACTATGTGTCCCGGGCCCAGCAACAAATGatggagaagaggaaggaacTAGGCAGGGGCACGAAGAGGGGTGCCCCACCAGTGTCCGTTCTCGGAGGAGGCCTTGGAGTACTTGTAGGAGGTGGAGAAGAACCTGgggtagttggagcagagggaCACAGCCATGGCCCACGTGTGACTGTTCTTCTTCGTGAGTTTGAAAACTTTGAGAATTATGTCGGGGATGTGGCAAGTTCCTTCCTCCACCAGAGACCTGAGCTTCCTTTCCTGGCTGTGGCTGACACATCTCCTTACCCTCCCCTGGTACTTCCAGAGGGGGCTCGACTTCTCATACTTTCCCCCAGCCCAGACCAGCCCCCGCAGGCTCACAGGCCAGAGTTCCATGTCCAGACAGAGTTTGTGCTACTTGTGCCTGATGGTGTGGAGTTGGAGCACCCTCGGGCTATTGAGAGGCTGATCAGGGAGTTGGAAGGTGAGGGAGGAGGCCCTGTGAGGCTGGTAGCTGCACCTGTGCTGGCTCGCTCTGCTGTACAGTGCCTCCACCTGCGGGTTCATCTCAGAGAGTGGACTGCTACATATTCGCCAGCTGCATCCGGGAGCAGCGGAAGCGTGTGTACAGCTTTACAAGGAGATGCAGTCATCCTCATTCGCACCGAGGATCTTTTTAACCTCTCAGTTCCTTTAGGCCGCCCCCTCTTCTCCTCACTCTTCATCCAGACAGCCTTAAGAGGATGGAAGGTCAAGTTGCTGGAGAGCCCCTGTTTCTCTGCAAACCACCGCCCTCTGTTCAACTCTCCTCACAACCAGTGGAAGGCTGATACTCGAGTGAAGGACGCCACAGGGAAGCTCATGAAGAGCTTTGGTCTGAAGCATCTACTGCTGCCTGATGGGAAGGAACAGTGGTATGGCTGCAGTAAAGAGACACCTCGCTGCTTTGGCACTGTACAGGATGACACTCCAGACTACCTTTATTTGGATCGATGGACACCTCCATGCTGTCTGCGAGCACTCAGGGAGACCACCAAGTATGTTATCAATATCCTGGAAAGTTCAGGTGTGCGCTACTGGTTAGAGGGAGGGTCTCTGCTGGGTGCAGTCCGGCATCAAGACATCATTCCTTGGGATTACGATGTAGATCTGGGTATCTACCTGGAGGACGTACCCAACTGTGATCAATTGAAGAACTTGGACTCAGGCTCTCTTGTTGATGCCAATGGCTATGTATGGGAGCGTGCAGTGGAAGGAGACTTCTACAGAGTCCAGTACAGTGAGGCCAACCACCTGCATGTTGACTTGTGGCCTTTCTATCCACGTAACGGCATCATGACCAAAGACACATGGACGGAGCACAAACAAGATGTGGAGTTCCCAGAGCACTTCCTGCAGCCGCTGGTGCCCATGCCCTTTGCTGGCATTACTGCATATGGCCCCAACAACCACAGAGCCTTTCTGGAGCTCAAGTTTGGAGAGGGGGTGATTGAGAACCCCCAGTACCCCAACCCTGCAAAAAAGAGGTGGGACAGAACCAAATTATGA